taagggggacacgatctctgctttgacaagacgtgtcaaaaaactgcctcgcgttatgtgcggggctagttaaaggaaacagttcgaataatcaccgggccatggcttaatgtcatgttgccaaaacaagtcagcagattagatttgtgaaaatattattctctctacggtggtatgtggaacttattttgcagggtcggacactatccttgaattcaaattcttctgtggtgtattcgaaggaggaacccgccttgcaatgccgaagacaatactgcgcgccggactcgtcgtcattgaagcttggttcaggggctactgagggagtcctggattagggggtctccggacaaccggactatatccattggccgaactgttagactatgaagatacaagattgaagacttcgtatcgtgtccgaatgggactctacttggcttggaaggcaagctaggcaatacggatatgtatatctcctcctttgtaaccgaccttgtgtaaccctagccctttccggtgtctatataaaccgaagggttttagtccgtaggacaacatacaatcataccataggctagcttctagggtttagcctctctgatctcgtggtagatctactcttgtactacccatatcatcaatattaatcaagcatgacgtagggttttacctccatcgagagggcctgaacctgggtaaaacatcgtgtcccccgcctcctgttaccatccgccttatacgcacagttcgggacctcctacccaagatccgacggttttgacaccgatatccACCATGTCGGACTACGAAACTCGGGCCCATCCAAAAGCCCCACCCGAAGCCTGTGTTTCTCCCTGGTCCGTCCATCCTCCTGTGCTATATATCCATACTAATGGACTCCGCCACTGCCTTTGTACCACCTCTGACATCACCCGAGCCTTTTCAGACCTCCGCTACCTCGGCTAGGTGCATGCTTTATTTTTCCTACACCACCATTCCACCTCGGAACCAGCTGCGACCCAGGTATCCTTCGCCCCTGCCGACGGAGTTCATGGTGGGCACCACACCCGGCAAGTGTTCAATCAAATGCCGTTGCCAATTTTTGACGTTCTCGTTGTTTAGTTTGAAGCAAACACGATCGATTCGAATGAGGAGTACTTCTATGTCGAGTTCATGGATTAGTATTTGTCGGTTGAGCATGAAGGTGATGTTGAAATGGCGAATATCAGGGTGATTCTTGAAGACGCATAGTGTGCAGAGGAGCATCTTCTCAATTACAATGGTTCAATAAAGGGACTTCAAGTGTTGAAGTGATAGAGGGGACAATGCCTTATGATATCATACGATGACTGCTTTGCCCCCGATGCGCTATTCGAACCCTATTTAGGTCGCTGATTTTGGATGCGGTGGCGCGTGTTCGAACGCATCTAAAACGTGTCAGGGCCAATGATGATTACTTCAAGTTGAAGAGGGATGACATTGGAAATAGTTGGTTCTCTGATTATCAGGAGTGCATGGCTGCTATGacgatgcttgcatatggcacaacTCCAGATTCGACAAATGCCTCCAGATGGCTGAAATTTTGCTACTGTTGTGGTCAGGGTGTGTTTGGACTGATGTACTTGACAGAACCAAATGCCGCAGACACAAGAAAGCTCATGGAAATTGAAGAATCAAAGTGGTTTCCAGGTATTTTTGTATCCCTGCATACACTGGAAATGAAAAAACTGCCCATATGCTCAACAGAGTCAATATCAGGGCCATTGCAAAAAAAGATTGCCATAATTCTTGAAGCGGTTTCATCACGAGACCTATGAATTTGACACTCTTTCTTTTGCATGCTTAGGTCTGACAATGACATCAACATGCCACAACGGTCTCCGTTATTTGCAAAGTTGTGGGCGAAGCTTGTACATGCACTATACCATCAATGATCACGCTTACAACATGGGATACTATCTTTAtgatggtatctatcctccatGGGCGACCTTCATCAAGACCATCTCTAAGCCAAGGGGTAACAAGAAATGACACTTCGCCACAAAACAAGAAAGTGATAAaaaaggatgtggagagggcatttggagtgctcCAAGCCCGCTTTGCAGTAGTTCGCGGACTTGCTACACTATGGGATCCAAAGACACTATGGAAGGTGATGACAGCTTGGGTGATCATGCGCAACATAATTATGCAGGATGAGAGTGAGGAGTTTGCCGAGGTCTGTAATTTCAAGAGATGAGTGATCATATCCATCTTCCAAAGCAGAATCTGGCGATGTTTGATGATTTCATCCAAATGCATCAACAGATTCGCCAACGAGGAACTCACGAGCAGCTTAAGAACAATCTGGTTAAGCATTTGTGGGTGTTTGAAGGAGACAACTACAATTTATGCTCGAATAAGatgaattcaaatttgagctatTTTATTTCAAAACTTTATGTCTGGATTATAATATTCATACTAGAAGCGGCAGATGCAGCAGGACCGGCGCCCGCACAGCTCCACTCCCCTTCGGCGTCCACGCCGCTCCAATGCGACCCCTCACAGCACCTGCCGCCGACCACCTCCAGGAGCACCAAGAACGAGGGGGAAACAATGCCGCCGAAGAGAGGGCACAAATGCCGCCGACCACGCCACAAATCACCTCAGCCCATCTCCTTCCCGAAGTAGTAACCGGCGATTGATGGACACGCGGCCACCAAGGAAGCCCCCAGCCGCCACGCCGCTTTCATCAGAAAAGACCAGAAAGCCCACATGACCGGGGCACTTACATATAGGGCCCACAAAACTGTAGAGGCCCGGCGAGGCGACCCTGTCAAAATCGGAAGCCAAAATCGGTAATGTTGCCCTCAATTGATTCTCAGCTCTCTAAAACTAGGGAATTTAGTGTTTTAGAGGATTTGAATTTTATTGCATTGGAATATTTTTCTTTCATTGTTGAAGAATTGTGTATATCTTTGATTATTTCCAGTGCTCTGGGCAGAGGAATTTTTTTGGCAGACATACATTTGATTTGATGCCTACAGTTGGATGGCCGGCGCCTCGCCCGCTGTCCATGGATACGTCCGGACATGTCTACAGACATTTAGTGCCGTCTAACTGGTGATCCGCGTTGGAGCTGCCCTAAGTACATGTCTTATATGTATGGCCACAAGGACAAGGAGCCCTATATATCAAGTGGATTATGTGTCAGCTACCTCCTTGTTGAAATACATACATGTCCCAATCCCCACTAACCTCCTCCAGATTTTCACTGCGAGCCAACCACCACCTCTGTAAATCCAGTTCGTAATTTTCTTCCATAGATAGAGAAGATGCATTATCATTTTGATGCCGATGGTAGATTCCTTGGTGAGGGGCCGGCAAATTAAAGGTTGTGCTGGAACACACGTACAAGACTTTCGCAGTTACACTCTAATTACTAGACTAAGTATAGTTCTCTTGGTAGAACGTCTCTGCACTACTACTGCTGACACTATAATTGCATCGGCAGGCCGTGTTTCCTTAGGCGTCGTCGACGTCGATTATTCTGCGCCAATTGGCCCTACGAATGACTTACCCCGTCACCTCACCGTCAAGCAGAAATCGGTGAGGATTTCGTGCATCTCAGTCCAGTTTTACTAAGCAGCGAGAAAACCAAGCAGGCACTACACTAGCTAGAAAGTGATGGGCCTAATTGTATGTTAGTGCAGCACAGTACTTTGATGTTGCGTCGCAGTCACTCGTTGCTCGTCTGCTGCAAGGACAGATCTATATAACATATGCCCTGGATTCTTGTACATTGCATATATAGCGGCTCCATCTTCCTCCCCGGACGACAGGTTGGCCTCTGAGCTTCTTGGTCTCCATAGCCCAAGTAAACCTTTAACAGCCTTTTAGTTGGAAGTTTCTCCTCCACTCATGGGTCATGGCTAGCTTACTTTCTTAGTTTCTTAGTTAGCGCCAGTGCAACAGAGCAAAGAGATTTGACTAAATTAGCTAAGAAGATGCATCATGCTTACTATGAATAGTAGAAATGAGGCTATAGCTCCATTGATTTGTTTATTTTTTGCCTCCTGGCTTGCTCTAACTTCACCTTGTTTGCATGCATgcatatgaaggaaggaaatagtGTGGTAATGGCGCTGCCAGTAGTTCGTCCATGCCAGGAAGAGCCCACCCTACCGCCGCCGACGGGGACGCAATTCAGCAACCAGCTAGCTGCCGCTGTGAGGAGCATCAACTGGAGCTACGCCATATTCTGGTCCATTTCAACCAGCCGTCCAGGGTAATAATTTAATTTATACACGAAGAGTACATCCGAGTGATGACCACTCCAACTAGCTGCAATAATACTTTTCAATTTGTGAGAAGCAAGCCGTTTTCTTTCCTCTTACGATACCGGCCGTTTGTTGTGCATAGGGTTCTGACGTGGAAGGACGGGTTCTACAACGGCGAGATAAAAACGAGGAAGGTCACCAGCTCGGCGGACATCACCGCCGACCAGCTCGTCCTGCAGAGGAGCGAGCAGCTGCGGGAGCTCTACGAGTCTCTCCTGTCCGGCCAGTGCGACCACCGGGCGAGGCGTCCCGCCGCCGCGCTGTCGCCTGAGGACCTCGGGGACGCCGAATGGTACTACACCGTCTGCATGGGCTACGCCTTCCGCCCTGGTCAAGGGTATGTATCTCAAGAACAACTCTAATCCATTACCAATCCAAAGGGAGCTAGTAACTTTGTCTTGGTAAGATACTCCTATATTAGACGAAGTGCTAATTTACTGAAGATTTTTGTGTTCGCTATTTGGTCAGGTTGCCAGGCAGAAGCTTTGCGAGCAACGAGCATGTTTGGTTGTGCAATGCTCAGTGCGCAGACACCAAAACCTTCCAACGCGCGCTCTTAGCAAAGGTACATACGTTTATTTGAGCAGTTTAGCTAAATGACAGTCGACTCATTTTCGAATTAgcgtcagtcgatttttgagaatTCATCGGAGTGAGCCCGGAGGGAAGAAAGGAGAAGGAAGGGGCTCGCCGGAGGGCTACCCCATTATTTATCTTAGTGTTTAGGGTGGGGACGGTGGTGGACAGCGGTGGTGTGGCGATGGTGCACTTCGCCGGAGAAAAAGCCCAGACGCGGGCGGGCCTAAAGggatggcgggggcggcggctagaCAGGCGGTGGGAGGCGGTTCCGGGGAAGGTGGGGCGGCGAGGCAGTCGCGGGAGCGCCGCCGGCCgggggcggcggtggtcggcggctcGTTTGGCGATCTGGGAAGAAggaggtgaggaagaagaaggtcCAGGCGCCGTACAATCTTCATCCAACGATCCACAACGGTGGAGTGACCCTAATTGAAAAATCAATCGATTGACGTGTAGCCGCATCCTTGGTTGAGCAATTAACTCACTCTCTAATCTGCACCCGATCTATATATGTACTCCTATATATCTTTAGCTATTGTTAACTAATATCATGATGTCCACCATGTATGGCGCCCATGCATGCTACCTCTGCCGGTTGAACCAGACGGCGTCTATCCAGGTTAGCGCACGCCATGCACTTTATCACCTGTGCATACTGTTCAGATCAGATTTCTCAACCTAACTGCACGTATCTTGGATCACATTTTTTTCAGACAGTCGCCTGCATTCCATTGATGGGTGGTGTGCTTGAGCTGGGGACAACAAACACAGTGAGTTTTCGTCCCATGATGAAGCACACGATGTTCTCCTTTTAACATATTTTCATAGTCTACTTGTATAAACTGTGTGTGGTTCTCTCCTCTCGGCACGAGCTAAGACAAACAAACTACCCAAAAAAATGGAAAGTGAACCCGGCCATACTACATAGAGTCTCTTTGTTAAAAAACACAAAGGGTGTGACTAGCTCTCAGTCGACCGAGACTTAAacaagtctcagtcaagtgacataacatggaagaaaaaaagaaaaactaattttttttacacagatcTCATTATTAAGATCTCACGAATATATAATCGACTGAGACATAAAAGTCCCTGTTGAGTGACATTTAGTAAGATTGAAATGCAAAATGTGTCAGATATATGTATCTGTATATTTTCTTTGAATACTACATCTTTCCATATATTGCTAGACAACAAAGATAAATACTCATGCATGTGTAGATCTAAAGAGTGCAAATAGTAGATGCACTTGTATTCCCAGATCCAGACATCTGTTTTTTTTTGTAGCTCACATGCATGCTACAATATCTCTTAATAAAACGTTACATATATGTACAAGAGATCTATATCTATATGTAGATTTATTTTCATAATTCTTTTGAAACATGTAACTATCATtttgatttttcaaagtttcagGCTGAGTAGAGTCTCAAGCTCTAGATGATGCTCTCAAGTTGACATGTCAATTGTGAACAACATGTCAATTCTCAACTGTAGGATTCAGCAATGGCGGTGAAAAAGGGTGCATACACGTCGTCCCTTACAGGGGCAAATCTCATGTGCAACAATTGGGTTGAGTTAAACCCATTAGTATATCGCAGTTGCTATTACACAGGCAACTGGAATTTTCAATTGCATCAACTGATTTAGGAGAGAGCAACGTGTAGCCCCGAGTCACAAGACGGATGCCGTGGCAAGCGCAAACGAGGTAGCAGCGTCGCATGTGGATGGAGTTTGCGGGCTCCTTGGTGAAATTGTGGTGCCTTTGGAGGTTTAGAGGGATAGCCGAAGGCGGCATCAGACCACATAGGCGATGTAGAGGGAAGGGAAAGGCAGTATGTCATCGGCCACGAGGAAGGGTGGGGGGCTATGTAGTCTAGTCGGTGGTACGTGGGCTGGGCCGGAGGCAATGGAGGTAGAAGGGATCATGTGGAAGAAGGGGTTCGTGGGGAAGATAAACAGTGTGTTTGGGCCAGGGAGGGTAGCCGTTGGATGTGGATCCAATGGTCCAAACATAATCGATTGAAAACTGTTTTTTTTATTCGCTCCTGTTGACTAGTTGTCCCTTAGTTTTTGATGGTACCTTGGTGAAATACAACATGTTATTGTTTATCATCAAAAATTGTCTTTAAGATGAACCAAATGCTCCTATTAATTGCCTAGATTCTCCCCCATGAGGTCATGAAGACTAAAGACCAAATCAGTCCATGAGTTTTTCCAGTTCTCCACCAAACGAAATGCAAGTCATGCATGGCACAAGACAACTCTCTCTAAGGAATTCGGAAAAATGACACTATGCCTTTTCTACGCCTAAAACAAGTTCATGTCTCTCCTCTCTAAAGTCGGACCTTATTGAAAAGTAGCggaccttattgaaaagtagtactTTCTTTCATGGTGTTCACTCCTTTGAATAAGTTAAAATAAAACAAAGTGCTATTAATTTATTTGCTAGGTTTTGGAGGACAAGGGCATGGTAAACTGGATCGGCACATCTTTCTGGGAGCTGAAGTTCCCAACATGCTCGAAGTCGGAGGAGCCGAACTCCATCCCATCAGTAGACGATACTGGGGACGCTGACATCGTGTTCGATGTCCTCAACCATAATACCATGGCCATGATGATACCCGGGGAACTTGAGCTAGGGGAGGTCGAGTGCCTATCCGACGACAACCTTGAGCGAATCACGAAGGAGATCAATAGGTTCTACGGCCTCTACGATGAGCTGGACGTGGGTGCTCTCGAGGAAAACTGGACCATGGGTGGGTGTTTTGAGATCATGTCTTCGCCGGAAGTGCCGCCGGCGCCTGCCGCCACCAATGGGATCACTAATGGTGCTGTCACTTTGAGCTCCGTTGAACCCTCTCGCtcatcatgctttacggcttggaagaGATCGTGGGACTCGGCCGAAGACATGGCTACGCTGGTCGCCAGGGAGACACAGAAGTTGCTGAAGAAAGCTTTGGCCGGTGGTGCATGGGCAAATAATGGTGGCGACGACACCGCGAGAGCTCAGGAAAGTACCAACACCAAAAACCATGTCATTTCGGAGAGGAGGCGTCGGGAGAAGCTCAACGAGATGTTTCTGATTCTCAAGTCATTGGTCCCGTCCATTCACAAGGTAACACGTACACGCACACCAccaaaaagtaaaagaaaagaaaaaaagtacTAGATGGATGTGTTTCAtactcttttctcttctttttttctgaTTGTGATTGCAGGTGGACAAGGCATCCATCCTAGCTGAGACGATAACCTATCTCAGAGAGCTCGAACAGAAGGTGGAGGAGCTAGGATCCAACAGGGCGGCCAGAACAACAGCTGTCAGAAAACGCCATGAAGTCGGCGGGAAGAAGGTGTTAGCTCGTTCTAAGAGAAAGGCATCAGAGCTCGGCGGGGACGACACGGAGAGGGTGCTCCCCAAGGACGACGGCCTGAGCAGTGTCATCAACGTCACCGTGACTGACAACGAGGTGCTCCTGGAGGTGCAATGCCGGTGGAAGGAGCTGCTGATGACACAAGTGTTCGACGCCATCAAGAGCCTCCGCCTGGACGTGCTCTCCGTGCGCGCGTCGACGCCCGACGACCTCCTCGCTCTCAA
The window above is part of the Triticum aestivum cultivar Chinese Spring chromosome 2A, IWGSC CS RefSeq v2.1, whole genome shotgun sequence genome. Proteins encoded here:
- the LOC123190100 gene encoding anthocyanin regulatory R-S protein isoform X2, coding for MPWILVHCIYSGSIFLPGRQEGNSVVMALPVVRPCQEEPTLPPPTGTQFSNQLAAAVRSINWSYAIFWSISTSRPGVLTWKDGFYNGEIKTRKVTSSADITADQLVLQRSEQLRELYESLLSGQCDHRARRPAAALSPEDLGDAEWYYTVCMGYAFRPGQGLPGRSFASNEHVWLCNAQCADTKTFQRALLAKVLEDKGMVNWIGTSFWELKFPTCSKSEEPNSIPSVDDTGDADIVFDVLNHNTMAMMIPGELELGEVECLSDDNLERITKEINRFYGLYDELDVGALEENWTMGGCFEIMSSPEVPPAPAATNGITNGAVTLSSVEPSRSSCFTAWKRSWDSAEDMATLVARETQKLLKKALAGGAWANNGGDDTARAQESTNTKNHVISERRRREKLNEMFLILKSLVPSIHKVDKASILAETITYLRELEQKVEELGSNRAARTTAVRKRHEVGGKKVLARSKRKASELGGDDTERVLPKDDGLSSVINVTVTDNEVLLEVQCRWKELLMTQVFDAIKSLRLDVLSVRASTPDDLLALKIRAQFAGPGVVETGMISEALQRAIRRP
- the LOC123190100 gene encoding anthocyanin regulatory R-S protein isoform X3 gives rise to the protein MALPVVRPCQEEPTLPPPTGTQFSNQLAAAVRSINWSYAIFWSISTSRPGVLTWKDGFYNGEIKTRKVTSSADITADQLVLQRSEQLRELYESLLSGQCDHRARRPAAALSPEDLGDAEWYYTVCMGYAFRPGQGLPGRSFASNEHVWLCNAQCADTKTFQRALLAKTASIQTVACIPLMGGVLELGTTNTVLEDKGMVNWIGTSFWELKFPTCSKSEEPNSIPSVDDTGDADIVFDVLNHNTMAMMIPGELELGEVECLSDDNLERITKEINRFYGLYDELDVGALEENWTMGGCFEIMSSPEVPPAPAATNGITNGAVTLSSVEPSRSSCFTAWKRSWDSAEDMATLVARETQKLLKKALAGGAWANNGGDDTARAQESTNTKNHVISERRRREKLNEMFLILKSLVPSIHKVDKASILAETITYLRELEQKVEELGSNRAARTTAVRKRHEVGGKKVLARSKRKASELGGDDTERVLPKDDGLSSVINVTVTDNEVLLEVQCRWKELLMTQVFDAIKSLRLDVLSVRASTPDDLLALKIRAQFAGPGVVETGMISEALQRAIRRP
- the LOC123190100 gene encoding anthocyanin regulatory R-S protein isoform X1, producing the protein MPWILVHCIYSGSIFLPGRQEGNSVVMALPVVRPCQEEPTLPPPTGTQFSNQLAAAVRSINWSYAIFWSISTSRPGVLTWKDGFYNGEIKTRKVTSSADITADQLVLQRSEQLRELYESLLSGQCDHRARRPAAALSPEDLGDAEWYYTVCMGYAFRPGQGLPGRSFASNEHVWLCNAQCADTKTFQRALLAKTASIQTVACIPLMGGVLELGTTNTVLEDKGMVNWIGTSFWELKFPTCSKSEEPNSIPSVDDTGDADIVFDVLNHNTMAMMIPGELELGEVECLSDDNLERITKEINRFYGLYDELDVGALEENWTMGGCFEIMSSPEVPPAPAATNGITNGAVTLSSVEPSRSSCFTAWKRSWDSAEDMATLVARETQKLLKKALAGGAWANNGGDDTARAQESTNTKNHVISERRRREKLNEMFLILKSLVPSIHKVDKASILAETITYLRELEQKVEELGSNRAARTTAVRKRHEVGGKKVLARSKRKASELGGDDTERVLPKDDGLSSVINVTVTDNEVLLEVQCRWKELLMTQVFDAIKSLRLDVLSVRASTPDDLLALKIRAQFAGPGVVETGMISEALQRAIRRP